A segment of the Streptomyces sp. ITFR-21 genome:
GTCGGCAGTCGGACAGGCCGCGCAGGATTTCCAGCAGCTCGCGGGAGGTCAGACCGCCGGCCTCGGGGGTTCCGGTCCCGGGCGCGTGGGCGGGGTCGAGCACGTCGATGTCGACGGACACGTACAGCGGCCGCCCGCCGATCCGCTCGCGGAGCTGCTGGGCGACCTCGTCCACGCCGCGGCGCATCACGTCCGCGGAGGTGACGATGCCGAATCCCATCCGCTCGTCGTCGTCGAGGTCCTTCTTGCCGTAGAGCGGCCCGCGGATGCCGACGTGGCTGAGTGCGGAGGTGTCGAGGATGCCCTCCTCGAAGGCCCGGCGGAAGGGCGTGCCGTGCGTGTAGGCGGCACCGAAGTAGGTGTCCCAGGTGTCCAGGTGGGCGTCGAAGTGCAGCAGGGCCACCGGGCCGTGCCGACGGGCGACCGCGCGCAGGAGCGGGAGGGCGATGGTGTGGTCCCCGCCGAGGGTCATCAGGCGGGCGCCGGTGCCGAGCAGGTCGTCGGCGGCGGCTTCGATGGTCTCGACGGCTTCGTCGATGTCGAAGGGGTTGGCGGCGATGTCCCCGGCGTCCGCGACCTGGGCGAGGGCGAAGGGGGAGGCGTCCTGGGCCGGGTTGTAGGGGCGCAGCAGCCGGGACGCCTCGCGGACGGCGTTGCCGCCGAAGCGCGCGCCGGGCCGGTAGGACACCCCCGCGTCGAAGGGCACACCGACCACCGCGACGTCCGCGACACCGACCTCGTCCAGCCGCGGCAGCCGGGCGAAGGTGGCGGGGCCCGCGTAGCGCGGGACGCGGGAGGAGTCGACGGGGCCGCGCGGCGGGCTGCTCATGGTGGCTGCCTTCCTGGTGGGGTGGGTCCGCGGGCGACCTTACGTGGCCGCCGGGCGCTCCCGGAATGTACGTTCACTCCAATTCGGGACGGCGAACACGCCTCGGCGTCGAGCCGTGACCACCCGTGCCGGCGAAGCCCCGGCCCACTTGTCCACAGGGCGTCGTACAGCCACGCCCTCGACGCGGGACAATGTCCGCATGCCCATGGATCCCGCGCCCGTCGCACCCAGCCGTCAGGACCTCGCCGACCACCTCGTCCGCACCCGGATAGCCGGGGACGTGGCGACCAGCCGCGAGAATAATCTGGACCACTACCGCGCGCTCGCCGAGGGCAACCGGTACTACTGGTTGGGGTTGGACCTCGGCGACCGTTGGACCGATCCGGCCGCGGTACTGGAACTGATGGCCGAGCGCTGCGGCGTCGTGGACGACCCGGAACACCGGCACGGACAGGACACCATAGACGCCGAGCTGACGATCGACGCCCTGGACCGGATGGCCGCGGTGCTGCACAAAGCGGCACGGAACGGCTCCCGGGTCCTGGTGGCCACCGGTCATCCGGCAGGGCTCTTCGCCGTGCACCACGAGTTGGCGGCGTCACTGCGGGACGCGGGATGCTCGCTGGTGGCGCCGGCCGAGAATCTGTACGCGGACGGCGGTGAGATACGTCACGTCGCGGGCGTGTTCATGCTGCACCGGGGCGGCGGCCTGGTGCACACGCATTCCCCCGAC
Coding sequences within it:
- a CDS encoding phosphatase encodes the protein MPMDPAPVAPSRQDLADHLVRTRIAGDVATSRENNLDHYRALAEGNRYYWLGLDLGDRWTDPAAVLELMAERCGVVDDPEHRHGQDTIDAELTIDALDRMAAVLHKAARNGSRVLVATGHPAGLFAVHHELAASLRDAGCSLVAPAENLYADGGEIRHVAGVFMLHRGGGLVHTHSPDPMTEILDALERDGEPLPDLVIADHGWAGCAGARGLETVGFADCNDPALFVGEAEGSLLVSVPLDDNVAPHYYAPMTAYLLDAAGLTASTDTEDA
- the speB gene encoding agmatinase, with protein sequence MSSPPRGPVDSSRVPRYAGPATFARLPRLDEVGVADVAVVGVPFDAGVSYRPGARFGGNAVREASRLLRPYNPAQDASPFALAQVADAGDIAANPFDIDEAVETIEAAADDLLGTGARLMTLGGDHTIALPLLRAVARRHGPVALLHFDAHLDTWDTYFGAAYTHGTPFRRAFEEGILDTSALSHVGIRGPLYGKKDLDDDERMGFGIVTSADVMRRGVDEVAQQLRERIGGRPLYVSVDIDVLDPAHAPGTGTPEAGGLTSRELLEILRGLSDCRLVSADVVEVAPAYDHAEITSVAASHTAYELTTIMSRQIAAPR